The Bacillota bacterium genome includes a region encoding these proteins:
- the cas2e gene encoding type I-E CRISPR-associated endoribonuclease Cas2: MIVVTLTDCPVAVRGDLSKWLQEINTGVYVGHVSTRVREELWKRVKGGIKSGRATMVFTTNNEQRMDFRVHNTSWEPIDFDGLKLMLRPSPARLKQQSALKSGFSSASQMRKAQQMARKKSRHIQLPHTYLVVHVQTTGPSILEHEICELETIVVDSGEVKDRFHALATTGNGGPKNFTVSRGIGDELTHHDCMRVADIVTEFILFAGNLPVVSHSEDHVYSFLRSACATHDAPLFSNPCIDTLSLSRRYIDDADSYQLDALISHLGIAERAGQGRIGPCIATKLLYEKLIEIM; encoded by the coding sequence ATGATAGTAGTTACCTTGACAGACTGTCCCGTAGCAGTACGAGGCGACTTATCCAAGTGGTTACAAGAGATTAACACCGGTGTTTATGTGGGACACGTAAGCACTAGGGTTCGAGAAGAGCTATGGAAGCGTGTTAAAGGTGGTATCAAATCTGGAAGAGCGACCATGGTTTTTACGACCAACAATGAACAGCGCATGGATTTCCGTGTGCACAACACCAGTTGGGAGCCAATCGACTTTGACGGACTAAAACTCATGTTGAGGCCAAGCCCAGCTCGTCTTAAGCAGCAAAGCGCACTAAAAAGCGGGTTCAGCAGTGCTTCACAGATGCGTAAGGCGCAGCAAATGGCGAGAAAAAAGAGTCGGCACATACAATTGCCCCATACCTACCTCGTCGTCCATGTTCAGACTACCGGCCCATCAATTCTAGAGCACGAAATTTGCGAGCTTGAGACTATTGTAGTAGACAGCGGAGAAGTCAAGGATAGATTTCATGCCTTAGCGACAACGGGGAATGGCGGACCGAAAAATTTCACTGTGTCTAGGGGAATAGGCGATGAGCTTACTCATCATGACTGTATGCGTGTCGCCGACATTGTCACTGAGTTTATTCTGTTCGCAGGCAATCTGCCAGTTGTCTCTCACAGCGAAGACCATGTTTATAGTTTCCTGCGCTCGGCGTGTGCGACACACGATGCACCACTTTTCTCAAACCCCTGCATAGACACGCTTTCCCTCTCGCGTCGTTATATTGACGATGCCGACAGTTACCAGCTCGATGCGCTCATCAGTCACCTAGGTATAGCGGAGAGGGCTGGGCAAGGCAGAATAGGTCCATGCATTGCCACTAAACTGCTCTATGAGAAACTCATAGAAATCATGTAG
- the cas1e gene encoding type I-E CRISPR-associated endonuclease Cas1 produces MGSKPTVEKAGLLALPTIRDRISFLYVERCLINRQDGAITVTDARGTVFVPAASLGVLLLGPGTNMSHRAMELIGDSGASVIWVGEQGVRYYAHGRPLTRSSHLLCRQAALVSNVRSRIAVARQMYQLRFPEEDVSELTMQELRGREGARIRAVYKRAAKETGVTWHGRVYDPDNFESSDNVNMALSAAHACLYGLMHSVIVALGCSPGLGFIHTGHEKSFVYDIADLYKAAVTIPIAFAVAAEHAEDVGAITRRKVRDVIAESRLLEQAVTDIRKLLLGTAACEDDLAVDVLHLWDNKQGIVPNAVSYGKDFDDPETIPEGYGTILEDEK; encoded by the coding sequence GTGGGTAGTAAGCCGACTGTAGAAAAGGCAGGCTTGTTGGCGTTACCTACTATACGTGACAGGATTTCATTCCTTTACGTGGAGCGCTGCCTGATTAATCGCCAAGATGGCGCCATTACAGTAACAGATGCGCGGGGAACAGTGTTTGTGCCTGCTGCTTCACTTGGCGTCTTACTGCTTGGCCCCGGCACCAATATGTCGCATCGCGCTATGGAGCTCATCGGAGATTCAGGTGCCAGTGTCATTTGGGTTGGCGAACAGGGCGTGCGTTACTATGCCCACGGCCGCCCGCTCACTCGCTCTTCGCACTTGCTCTGTCGTCAGGCGGCGCTGGTTTCGAATGTGCGCTCGCGCATTGCGGTGGCGAGGCAAATGTACCAGTTGCGCTTCCCTGAGGAGGATGTTTCGGAACTGACCATGCAGGAGCTACGGGGGCGTGAAGGGGCGCGTATAAGGGCAGTGTATAAGCGGGCTGCGAAAGAGACAGGCGTGACGTGGCATGGCCGGGTCTATGACCCAGACAATTTTGAAAGTAGCGATAACGTAAATATGGCGCTATCGGCTGCGCACGCTTGTCTATACGGCTTGATGCACAGTGTAATTGTGGCACTTGGTTGCTCTCCGGGGCTAGGCTTTATACACACAGGGCATGAAAAATCATTCGTGTATGACATCGCAGACCTTTACAAGGCGGCAGTTACAATTCCCATTGCCTTTGCAGTGGCAGCAGAGCACGCAGAAGATGTTGGTGCCATCACAAGGCGCAAGGTGCGTGATGTCATTGCCGAGAGTCGTTTGTTGGAGCAGGCTGTCACCGACATACGCAAACTGCTGCTTGGTACTGCTGCCTGTGAGGACGATTTAGCAGTCGACGTGTTGCACTTGTGGGATAACAAGCAAGGCATTGTGCCGAATGCCGTATCATATGGAAAGGATTTTGACGATCCCGAGACTATTCCTGAAGGCTATGGTACCATCCTTGAGGACGAAAAATGA
- the cas6e gene encoding type I-E CRISPR-associated protein Cas6/Cse3/CasE, producing MYLTRIALDLNRRETLRALASPHVIHGAVESSVPPGESEKRERNLWRIDYLEPNCYLLVLSRQVPNMTAIATQFGYAQREPAWETRCYQTLLSKLHAGQALRFRLRANPVRSSCIENEGANGRGRVYAHVTVEQQKQWLYSRSEGLGFALDDQTFTVVHTEWKKFRKSRGFGNEVSLRIADFEGRLQVTNVELFKHALTQGIGRAKSYGCGLLTVARERELSGG from the coding sequence ATGTATCTGACTCGCATAGCACTTGATCTTAATAGGCGGGAGACGCTGCGGGCACTTGCCTCGCCCCATGTAATTCACGGAGCAGTGGAATCAAGCGTACCGCCAGGCGAGAGCGAAAAGCGCGAGCGCAATCTCTGGCGGATTGACTATTTAGAGCCGAATTGCTACCTGCTCGTCCTTAGTAGGCAGGTGCCAAACATGACTGCAATCGCCACTCAATTTGGGTATGCTCAGCGGGAACCAGCATGGGAGACGAGATGCTACCAAACATTGCTTTCCAAGCTACATGCGGGGCAGGCCCTGAGATTCCGCCTGCGTGCCAACCCAGTGCGCAGTAGTTGCATTGAAAACGAAGGAGCGAACGGCAGAGGCAGGGTGTACGCACATGTGACTGTGGAGCAACAAAAGCAGTGGTTGTACTCGCGCTCTGAGGGTCTCGGTTTTGCTCTTGACGACCAAACCTTTACTGTGGTGCATACGGAATGGAAGAAGTTCCGCAAATCGAGAGGCTTCGGCAATGAAGTGTCGTTGCGTATAGCCGATTTTGAAGGTAGGCTACAAGTGACAAATGTCGAGCTCTTTAAGCATGCGTTGACACAAGGAATTGGTCGTGCAAAGTCATATGGTTGTGGGTTGTTAACTGTCGCGCGGGAGCGTGAACTCAGCGGTGGGTAG
- the cas5e gene encoding type I-E CRISPR-associated protein Cas5/CasD has protein sequence MSTLLMRLAAPLQSWGVDAKFERRGTERMPSKSGVLGLVAAALGRRRNESIDDLARLCFGVRADKEGVLLRDFHTAKSLEAAYVTNRYYLSDAVFLAGLEGDEQLLISIEQALKNPVFPLALGRRSCPPEGQVALGIRFGKALLPALRDEPWLVSDWTKGGEAPEVRLRIVSDAGLDAGPAYLQRDMPLAFDQLHRKHGFRLVAEGAAVTLPNPSSRRAARLPHTSHDAMTGL, from the coding sequence ATGAGCACCTTGCTTATGCGCCTAGCTGCCCCCTTGCAGTCATGGGGGGTAGATGCCAAATTCGAGCGGCGGGGGACTGAGCGCATGCCGTCCAAAAGCGGAGTTTTGGGACTTGTAGCAGCGGCACTCGGTAGGCGGCGCAATGAAAGCATAGATGATTTAGCTCGCCTCTGTTTCGGAGTGCGGGCAGACAAAGAAGGGGTTTTGCTGCGAGATTTTCACACTGCTAAGAGCTTAGAAGCTGCCTATGTCACAAATCGCTACTACTTGTCAGATGCGGTATTTCTCGCTGGGCTAGAAGGAGACGAACAACTGCTCATAAGTATCGAACAGGCCCTAAAGAATCCCGTTTTTCCTCTAGCTCTTGGTCGGCGCTCTTGCCCACCTGAAGGACAAGTTGCATTAGGCATACGTTTCGGCAAGGCTCTCTTGCCAGCTTTAAGGGATGAGCCGTGGCTTGTCAGTGATTGGACCAAAGGAGGCGAGGCACCCGAAGTGCGACTGCGTATTGTGTCCGATGCCGGGCTCGATGCAGGGCCTGCCTACTTGCAGCGCGATATGCCCCTTGCTTTCGACCAATTGCATCGCAAACATGGTTTTCGTCTTGTGGCCGAGGGTGCCGCAGTTACTCTGCCTAACCCTAGTAGCAGAAGAGCGGCGAGATTGCCGCACACATCCCATGATGCAATGACTGGACTGTAA